The proteins below are encoded in one region of Triticum aestivum cultivar Chinese Spring chromosome 1B, IWGSC CS RefSeq v2.1, whole genome shotgun sequence:
- the LOC123105293 gene encoding WAT1-related protein At5g64700 produces the protein MAGGSKKPYVVAVAIQTINMGTFIVSKAAFDSGMNTYVFIFYRLAAATALLLPMALIDCACRRSRSTTSTPAQAMSCRLLFKFFIYALLGNTFTLNLYHASLKQTSATVASAATNSMPVVTFLLALVLGMETIKFHRRSGLGKLAGVALCLAGVLVVAFYAGPSIRPLAHHPVFPHMTQNVGNEVWIRGTFLLILSCTTWSLWIILQVPLLMEYPNKLMATAMQCMFSALQSFVVAVVVEKDFTQWKLGLDIGFLAVLYSAFLGTGALMYLQAWCAEMSGPVFVVMWNPLALVFTMFCSSLFLGEVVHLGSILGGFLLVGGLYSVLWAKSNEKKNKTLQVMPVKSQGQEDEATTQENCEEAKLTSQV, from the exons ATGGCCGGCGGGAGCAAGAAGCCGTATGTGGTCGCTGTGGCAATCCAGACCATCAACATGGGCACCTTCATCGTCTCCAAGGCCGCCTTCGACAGTGGCATGAACACCTACGTCTTCATCTTCtaccgcctcgccgccgccaccgcgctccTCCTCCCAATGGCGCTTATCGACTGCGCTTGCCGCCGGAGCCGATCAACAACCTCAACACCAGCACAAGCGATGTCATGCCGGCTGCTTTTCAAGTTCTTCATATATGCCTTGCTCGG GAACACATTTACCCTCAACCTGTACCACGCGAGCCTGAAGCAGACCTCCGCAACGGTGGCTTCGGCAGCCACCAACTCCATGCCCGTCGTCACCTTCCTCCTCGCGCTGGTTCTGGGGATGGAGACAATCAAATTTCATAGGCGCTCTGGTTTAGGCAAGCTCGCAGGTGTAGCACTCTGCCTCGCCGGAGTGCTCGTCGTCGCCTTCTACGCCGGCCCGTCCATACGCCCCCTCGCCCATCACCCTGTCTTCCCTCACATGACGCAGAATGTCGGCAATGAAGTGTGGATCAGAGGCACATTCCTTCTCATCCTCTCTTGCACAACCTGGTCTCTCTGGATTATCTTGCAG GTTCCATTGCTCATGGAATATCCTAACAAGCTGATGGCTACCGCGATGCAATGCATGTTTAGTGCACTCCAGTCCTTTGTCGTCGCAGTGGTGGTAGAGAAGGACTTCACCCAATGGAAGCTTGGGCTAGACATTGGCTTCCTTGCGGTCCTCTACTCG GCCTTCTTGGGGACGGGTGCGTTGATGTACCTACAAGCATGGTGCGCGGAGATGAGTGGTCCGGTGTTTGTCGTGATGTGGAATCCATTGGCTTTGGTTTTCACTATGTTTTGCTCATCATTGTTCCTCGGAGAAGTTGTCCACTTGGGGAG TATTTTGGGAGGGTTTCTTTTAGTTGGTGGTCTATATAGCGTGCTTTGGGCTAAAAGCAACGAAAAGAAAAATAAGACACTACAAGTGATGCCAGTGAAAAGTCAAGGTCAAGAAGATGAAGCGACAACACAGGAAAACTGCGAAGAGGCAAAACTAACATCACAAGTATAA